One part of the Methylobacterium terrae genome encodes these proteins:
- a CDS encoding ABC transporter permease has protein sequence MSASAASAAPSAWRRATRSPGLVIGTATVIAVVALAILAPWIAPYDPNEQDPVAALMGPSAEHWFGTDFFGRDVLSRVIWGARISLSVGFLATAIGVVVGTVIGVVAGYYGGWIDRFITAATDVMLSFPQLIMGLMLVAVLGPSLGNLILAIAVTAVPAFIRIARGSTLAMRQRDFVDACRALGYSDLRIMFGHILPNILDEVVVLASLWLATAIRTESTLAFIGLGVPPPTATWGSIVREGFDNLLDAPWLSIFPSLAILAVMIGLNLIGDGLRDATDPRGAP, from the coding sequence ATGAGCGCGAGTGCCGCCTCCGCCGCCCCGAGCGCCTGGCGCCGGGCCACCCGCTCGCCGGGCCTGGTGATCGGTACCGCGACGGTGATCGCCGTCGTGGCGCTGGCGATCCTGGCGCCCTGGATCGCGCCCTACGATCCCAACGAGCAGGACCCCGTCGCCGCCCTGATGGGACCGTCGGCCGAGCACTGGTTCGGCACCGACTTCTTCGGCCGCGACGTGCTCTCGCGGGTGATCTGGGGCGCGCGGATCTCGCTCTCGGTCGGCTTCCTCGCCACCGCGATCGGCGTCGTCGTCGGCACGGTGATCGGGGTGGTGGCCGGCTATTACGGCGGCTGGATCGACCGCTTCATCACCGCCGCCACCGACGTGATGCTCAGTTTCCCGCAGCTCATCATGGGGCTGATGCTGGTGGCGGTGCTGGGGCCGAGCCTCGGCAACCTGATCCTCGCCATCGCGGTCACGGCGGTGCCGGCCTTCATCCGCATCGCCCGGGGCTCGACGCTCGCCATGCGCCAGCGCGACTTCGTCGATGCCTGCCGGGCGCTCGGCTACTCGGACCTGCGCATCATGTTCGGGCACATCCTGCCCAACATCCTCGACGAGGTGGTGGTGCTGGCATCCCTCTGGCTCGCCACCGCGATCCGCACCGAATCGACGCTGGCCTTCATCGGGCTGGGCGTGCCGCCGCCGACCGCCACCTGGGGCAGCATCGTGCGCGAGGGCTTCGACAACCTCCTCGACGCGCCCTGGCTGTCGATCTTCCCGAGCCTGGCGATCCTGGCGGTCATGATCGGCCTCAACCTGATCGGCGACGGCCTGCGCGATGCCACCGACCCGCGGGGGGCGCCATGA